The following proteins are encoded in a genomic region of Acetobacter oryzoeni:
- a CDS encoding efflux RND transporter periplasmic adaptor subunit, whose translation MKREVSSLTHAAVVGVLIGLSGCDQKASTPEMPPQSVQIQVMKKQPVAVHTTLPGRTDAFEIAQVRPQVTGVIEKRLFREGADVVVGQQLYQIDPSRYKAVYDTARGQLAEAQAAEVTARAKLNRYRGLVQSHAISQQDYDDAVAAEKEAQGRILNAQGQVESAQVNLGYTKMYAPISGRISRTLITVGALVTANQTDNTAIITRLDPIYVDVNLPAITLLRLKRELAEGRIQRQEDGKVPVRVTLEDGSVYEHTGQMALSEVNVDTATATVIVRAIMPNPDKLLLPGMYVHAQLDEGIDPAALMVPQDAVIRNTHGDPQVWVVKPDNTVDLRQITTGQTVGTNWIVTSGLKEGERIVVEGLQKVMPGAKVDPHEEAPQPAANAASPVDQNSQKSQ comes from the coding sequence ATGAAGCGGGAAGTCAGTAGTTTAACCCATGCTGCTGTTGTGGGTGTGCTCATAGGGCTGTCAGGATGCGATCAGAAGGCATCTACCCCTGAAATGCCACCGCAAAGTGTGCAGATTCAGGTTATGAAAAAGCAGCCTGTTGCGGTGCATACCACTCTTCCTGGTCGTACGGATGCTTTTGAAATTGCACAGGTTCGCCCCCAGGTTACAGGTGTTATTGAAAAACGCCTGTTCCGTGAAGGTGCGGATGTTGTTGTTGGCCAGCAGTTGTACCAAATTGATCCTTCACGTTATAAGGCGGTGTATGACACAGCTCGTGGGCAACTGGCAGAAGCCCAGGCAGCCGAAGTTACAGCGCGCGCCAAACTGAATCGCTATCGCGGGCTTGTGCAGTCTCATGCCATTAGCCAGCAGGATTACGATGATGCCGTGGCAGCGGAAAAGGAAGCGCAAGGGCGCATTCTGAACGCACAGGGGCAGGTAGAAAGTGCACAGGTAAATCTGGGCTATACAAAGATGTATGCGCCCATTTCTGGCCGGATCAGCCGTACGCTGATAACCGTTGGTGCGCTGGTAACAGCAAACCAGACAGACAATACGGCCATTATCACGCGGCTGGACCCTATATATGTTGACGTCAATTTGCCTGCCATCACGTTGCTGCGTCTTAAGCGTGAACTGGCAGAAGGACGTATTCAACGGCAGGAAGATGGTAAAGTTCCGGTAAGGGTCACGCTGGAAGATGGCTCTGTCTATGAACACACAGGCCAGATGGCGCTTTCTGAAGTGAATGTGGATACGGCTACGGCCACTGTTATTGTACGTGCCATTATGCCCAACCCAGATAAGCTGTTGCTGCCCGGTATGTACGTGCATGCCCAATTGGATGAGGGGATAGACCCTGCAGCCCTTATGGTGCCGCAGGATGCCGTAATACGGAATACACATGGTGATCCTCAAGTATGGGTTGTTAAACCCGATAACACGGTGGATCTGCGCCAGATCACGACAGGGCAAACCGTTGGTACCAATTGGATTGTGACATCTGGGCTGAAGGAAGGCGAACGCATTGTTGTGGAAGGGCTACAAAAAGTAATGCCCGGAGCCAAGGTTGATCCGCACGAAGAAGCCCCACAACCAGCAGCCAATGCCGCCAGCCCCGTAGATCAGAACTCTCAAAAGAGCCAGTAA
- a CDS encoding efflux RND transporter permease subunit — protein sequence MSLSRFFIDRPIFAWVISLIIMLVGGLSIFRLPISQYPSIAPPQIAISVTYPGASADTVNDTVVRPILQQMFGLDHLEYISAQSYASGQMEIDLTFAQGTDPDIAQVQVQNKLQLAQPKLPTEVTAQGLSITKAVKNFMLVVAFISTDGSMNGGDIADYVASNISDPLSRVSGVGDHTLFGSEYSMRIWMDPAKLFNYGLTVRDVETAIQTQNIQLSSGELGGLPATKGIRLDATIIGPQRLTSPEEFERILLKVQPDGSQVRIRDIAKVELGPQTYNTNSYYNNMPASGMALKLAPGANQIATEAAVRAQLHELEQFFPPGLKTVYPLDTEPFITLSIEEVVETLLEAIGLVFLVMLVFLQNFRATLIPTIAVPVVLLGTFGLLNVLGYSINTLTMLAMVLAVGLLVDDAIVVVENVERVMTEKQLSPREAARVSMDEISGALVGIVLVLSAVFLPMAAFSGSVGVIYRQFSITIVSAMWLSVLVAMVLTPALCATMLKPGQHEKTKGLAGWFNRNFARLTNGYLGGVNYLLRHFMLAMGAFVLITAVVVVLFLRVPGGFLPDEDQGLIFGQITMPPNAPMEKTAEINHAVADYILKTEADSVESVYSVNGFNFAGQGQNSGAFFIRLKDWSVRPKASQSSAAIAMRIMMHFWGSPKAQILAFNPPAVLELGNATGFDLELEDRAHLGHQKLLEARNMVLGMAAQDPSLLAVRPNGMEDAGQYHLDIDREKANALGVTIDDINTTIEGALGSIYVNQFTRNDRVKQVYIQGVASSRMQPQDLDKWYIRNFTNTLVPLNAFVSAHWISGPQKVENYNSFNAFEILGQPAEGYSSGQALATITNILKKLPAGIGYEWTGLSFEQNASGSSTGPLYALAMIVILLCLAALYESWAIPLAVLLVIPLGVVGAIIATLMRGLANDVYFQVGLLTTVGLAVKNAILIVEFAKMGFEQGKSLEESVLTAARERLRPILMTSIAFVVGVFPLAIASGAGSAARVAIGTAVVGGMASATLLAVYFVPVFFVVVLRLFKVKRISERTDPHAQIMNSNGHE from the coding sequence ATGAGCCTTTCACGCTTCTTTATTGATCGGCCAATTTTTGCGTGGGTGATCAGTCTTATTATTATGCTGGTTGGGGGGCTGTCTATTTTTCGGCTGCCTATTTCCCAGTACCCCAGCATTGCGCCGCCGCAAATTGCAATCAGTGTAACGTATCCGGGTGCTTCGGCTGATACGGTGAACGATACCGTTGTGCGCCCGATCTTGCAGCAGATGTTTGGGCTGGATCATCTGGAATATATTTCGGCTCAGTCCTACGCGTCTGGTCAGATGGAAATTGATCTGACCTTTGCGCAGGGAACAGATCCGGACATTGCGCAGGTGCAGGTGCAAAACAAGCTCCAGCTTGCGCAGCCCAAACTGCCAACGGAAGTTACTGCTCAGGGTTTGAGCATTACCAAAGCTGTTAAGAACTTCATGCTCGTGGTGGCCTTTATCTCCACCGATGGCAGCATGAACGGTGGCGATATTGCAGATTACGTGGCGTCCAATATTTCAGACCCGCTCAGCCGTGTTTCCGGCGTGGGTGACCATACGCTGTTTGGTTCTGAATACTCCATGCGTATCTGGATGGATCCGGCCAAGCTGTTTAACTATGGCCTGACAGTAAGAGATGTTGAAACAGCCATTCAAACCCAGAACATCCAGCTTTCATCTGGTGAACTTGGCGGTTTGCCGGCAACCAAGGGTATCCGGCTGGATGCCACCATTATTGGTCCGCAGCGTCTGACATCACCGGAAGAGTTTGAAAGAATTCTGCTGAAAGTGCAGCCTGATGGCTCGCAGGTGCGTATCCGCGATATTGCCAAGGTTGAGCTGGGCCCACAGACGTACAATACCAATTCCTATTATAATAATATGCCGGCTTCGGGCATGGCGCTTAAACTCGCGCCGGGCGCAAACCAGATTGCAACAGAAGCCGCAGTGCGTGCCCAGTTGCATGAGCTGGAACAGTTTTTTCCACCGGGTTTGAAAACTGTTTATCCGCTGGATACCGAACCGTTTATTACCCTTTCTATTGAGGAAGTGGTTGAAACACTGCTTGAAGCCATTGGTCTGGTCTTTTTGGTCATGCTGGTGTTTTTGCAGAACTTCCGCGCCACGCTTATTCCCACCATTGCGGTGCCCGTTGTGTTGCTGGGTACGTTCGGTTTGCTGAATGTGCTGGGCTATTCCATCAATACACTTACCATGCTGGCCATGGTGCTGGCTGTTGGTTTGCTGGTGGATGATGCCATTGTGGTGGTGGAAAATGTTGAGCGTGTGATGACGGAAAAGCAGCTTTCCCCGCGTGAGGCTGCCCGTGTTTCCATGGATGAAATTTCGGGCGCGCTTGTGGGCATTGTGCTGGTTCTGTCTGCCGTGTTCCTGCCTATGGCTGCGTTTTCTGGGTCTGTTGGGGTTATTTACCGGCAGTTCTCCATTACTATTGTTTCGGCCATGTGGCTTTCCGTGCTGGTGGCTATGGTTCTTACACCAGCGCTGTGCGCCACTATGCTCAAGCCGGGGCAGCATGAAAAAACCAAAGGTTTGGCAGGGTGGTTTAACCGTAACTTTGCAAGGTTAACCAATGGGTATCTGGGTGGTGTAAACTATCTTTTGCGGCACTTTATGCTGGCAATGGGGGCTTTTGTTCTCATTACAGCCGTAGTGGTGGTTTTGTTCCTACGGGTGCCCGGTGGCTTTTTGCCGGATGAAGATCAAGGGCTGATTTTTGGGCAGATCACTATGCCGCCCAATGCCCCTATGGAAAAAACAGCCGAGATTAACCACGCTGTTGCAGATTATATTCTGAAGACGGAAGCTGATTCTGTTGAATCCGTTTATTCTGTAAACGGGTTTAACTTTGCCGGGCAGGGCCAGAACTCTGGTGCGTTCTTTATCCGTTTGAAAGATTGGTCTGTCCGTCCCAAGGCATCGCAATCTTCTGCTGCAATTGCCATGCGGATTATGATGCATTTCTGGGGGAGCCCCAAAGCGCAGATTCTGGCCTTTAACCCGCCAGCCGTTCTGGAGTTGGGTAACGCAACGGGCTTTGACCTTGAGTTGGAAGATCGTGCGCATTTGGGCCATCAAAAACTTCTAGAAGCCCGCAACATGGTGTTGGGTATGGCGGCGCAAGACCCTAGCCTGCTGGCAGTACGCCCCAATGGCATGGAAGATGCTGGCCAGTATCATCTGGATATTGACCGGGAAAAAGCAAATGCCCTTGGTGTGACAATTGATGATATCAATACCACTATTGAAGGGGCGTTGGGCTCTATTTACGTGAACCAGTTTACGCGGAATGACCGTGTGAAACAGGTATACATCCAAGGTGTTGCCAGCTCTCGCATGCAGCCGCAGGATCTGGATAAATGGTATATACGTAACTTTACGAACACATTGGTGCCGCTGAATGCCTTTGTAAGCGCTCACTGGATTTCTGGCCCGCAGAAGGTTGAAAACTATAACAGCTTCAATGCTTTTGAAATTTTGGGCCAACCCGCTGAGGGGTACAGTTCCGGGCAGGCATTGGCAACAATTACCAATATCCTGAAAAAGCTGCCCGCAGGTATTGGGTATGAATGGACTGGTCTCTCTTTCGAGCAGAATGCATCGGGGTCTTCTACTGGTCCACTTTATGCGCTGGCCATGATTGTTATTTTGTTGTGTCTGGCAGCGTTGTACGAAAGTTGGGCTATTCCGCTGGCGGTTCTGCTGGTTATTCCGTTGGGGGTTGTTGGCGCAATTATTGCCACGTTGATGCGTGGCTTGGCGAATGACGTCTATTTCCAGGTAGGGCTCCTTACAACAGTTGGGTTGGCAGTTAAGAACGCCATTCTGATTGTTGAATTTGCCAAAATGGGTTTTGAACAAGGCAAATCCTTGGAAGAATCCGTTCTCACTGCTGCACGTGAACGTTTGCGCCCGATTTTGATGACATCTATTGCCTTTGTGGTGGGCGTATTTCCACTGGCTATTGCATCTGGTGCTGGATCTGCTGCGCGTGTTGCCATTGGCACAGCCGTGGTAGGTGGTATGGCATCAGCAACGTTGCTGGCTGTCTATTTTGTGCCTGTATTCTTTGTGGTTGTTCTTCGGCTTTTCAAGGTGAAGCGCATAAGCGAAC